The Diceros bicornis minor isolate mBicDic1 chromosome 8, mDicBic1.mat.cur, whole genome shotgun sequence genomic interval AGGGTAATATTCACACTAAATTTAACGTTCCTGCCAACATGGTGCATGTGAGTTGGATAAGTTTTTACTTACATGATTTCAGTTTTCTCACAAGAAGGGCTCGGAGCAAATTGTTTAAGGTCCTTTAAGAATTTTGGGTGGATCATCCCTTGGCTGGTGTTGATGCAGGAACAGCGTCCCTTCCTCATTATTGGAGCTcctaagggaaagaaaaaagatagaacaCATTGATTTAGGGTAATGTCTCAATTTAGGTGATCCATCAAAATGATACACGACTTAGACtatcatttactgagtgtctgttAATCATTACCACAAACTTTTGAAGttggtattatctccattttacagataaagaagctaaggttcagagaagttaagtaaataACAAAGTCATTCAGCTTTTAGGGGGCAGGTGCAGGGTTTCAGATCAGGTCTCTTTGAGTCCAAAGGTATTGCTCTTAACTATCATACCTTACAACCTTAGGAAAAGAGATTTTCATGATATTTAATAAATGCCTATCTCAGGTCAGACACACAGATACCTAATTCACATGTGCTATGTGGACCACAGTTTCTTAAGCAACTCCTAAAGCCATTTATTATCTGACCTTAGTGGAACGGAGTTGGGGTTGGTTTGGACAGAAAACTCTACTTATAATAACCAATTACCACCACCCTCCTCATCCTCCCCACTGCCTTGCTTTTCAATAGTGCTTTAAACTtttgaaaactctttaaaatatactatcttattctttaattcttttatttattcaacatgtatttactcggtgcttactatatgccatgcATTGTGTGGTAGGTAGAAAAAAGTATAACTATaaaaatctctattttacagctgaggaaactgaagtctaGAAAAGTTCACTAATTTTCCCAGGGTAACACAGGTAGTCAGTAAACAGATTAGGGACAATCTCTCTGATTATTGGATCCTTAATTGGTTAACCACAGATGTACTTATCAAGAAACAATATCAGGGTGACAAAAATAGTTTATGAGACAGAGTTTTTCATCTCATTATCACCCAGTTCAacgaacatttattgaacacttactacatgccaggaatTCACAGACCTAGACCAAGAAGACTTGTGTTTTTCTTGGCAGGTCAAAGGTTTGAACTTTGGATAATCGACCACATCACCGAGAAGCTTTTATGAGTGACTCACATGACCTTCCAATGCATGCAAAGCAATCATCTTTATTGAGCAAATCAAGAGGCTTATATAGTGATTCATATCTCTGACTTAATTAATCTAATATAACTCAGAGGCCCTTACCTTGAACTCCAATCAGAGTCAGGAAGATGATACCCAAAAGGAAAGGAACACCACTTTTCTTCATAGTGGTAGAATGGAGTTCCTCTGAGTCACTCCTGTATTGGATTCCGAGCCTGAGAAATATTTTAGACAACACGATCTTGGGAATCATATTTATTTAGGAAATCCATTTCCCTCCTAAACTCTGATTGGCTGGGTGCTTTTAGCCGATCTAGCTAAACTGACCACAAACTTAATTGTGCTGGGGGAAACCCTACTCTCAGATCCAAGGGAATTTCTGCAtgctttatttccatttcacataaatgggcAGTTTATAGTAAAGGATGTGAAACCAGCATCACCAGCAGCCTATAACACACTCACAGTTGCTCACCTAGGTGAAGAATAGGTCCAGATAAGTAATATACTTTTCAAATTTCCTTACTATTTATAGAATATCCTCTTGTATAATATATGGCTATGTTTATCTTCTCTTATATTGCCTACcaaattatcttttatttatttatttatttatttatttattttcccccaaagccccagtagatagttgtatgtcatagctgcacgtccttctagttgctgtatgtgggacacagcctcagcatggccggagaagcagtgcatcagtgcgcagccgggatccgaacctaggctgccagcagcagagcctgcgcacttaaccgctaagccatggggccggcccaatacccAATGATCTTAAAcaatcaaaataaattaaaaagcatcTTCATTTCCTCATGGACCAAGTAATTTTCTACTGTAGTaagctcattttgttttttatgccATTGCTGctaccttttattatttttttaaatgattagatTAGTTAGAATAAGGCTGGCCCgaggcttatcggttaagtgcgcgtgctccgctgctggcggcccggttcggaccggcgtgcaccaaagcaccgcttctccggccacgctggggccgcctcccacaaacagcaactagaaggatgtgcagctatgacatacaactatctactggggctttgggggaaaaaataaataaaaattaatagattAGTTAGAATAAGAGATCAAttgaaaatagacaaatgggactatatcacaCTTAAAAGCTTCTATGcatcaaagaaaacaatcaacagagtgaaaaagcaacctatggaacaggaaaaaataacggcaaatcatttatctgacaaggagttaatatccagaatatataagtaaCTTCTACAACACAACAAAGAAACCCAAATAACCTAATTGAAAAATGAGAAAGACTtgacagacatttctctaaagaagatatacaaatggcgaataagcatatgaaaagatgctcaacatcactaatcattagagaaatgcaaatcaaaactacaatgagatatcacctcatacccatcagaatgccactatcaaaaaacagaaaataatgtgtTGGCAAGGCTGTAGAGAAGTTGGAAactttgtacactgttggtgggaatgtcaaatggtgcagccattatggaaaacagcatggaagttcttcaaaaaattaaaaatagaatttccatatgatctagcaatgcCCTCAAAAATTcaaagcaggatcttgaagagatattcgCACACTCATGTTCATCGtggcattattcatgatagctaaGAAgtgaagcaacccaaatgtcccttgacagatgaatggataaagaaaatgtgctatatacacacaacggaatattatgcagcctttaaaaagaaggaaatcttgtcgcatgctacaacatggatgaaccttgaggatattatgctaagagaaataagccagtcgcAAAAGAATAAATACTCATTGTGTCTAAAGTCAAatcttagaaacagaaagtagaaaggtggttgccaagagctgggagaaagggtgAGGCAAAATAAGTCTTTAATGGGTATACAGTTTCAGTGtcgcaagatgaaaaagttctagagatctgttgtacaacaatgtgaatatacttaacactactgaagtgtacacttagaaatggttaagatggtaaatttgatgttatgtgttttttatcacaataataaaataaatagagtCAGGGATCAGTTGCATGTGACAGAGACCTAAATTAATAGTGGTTAACTGAGGCAGAAGTGTATTTCTCCCTGACAGAAGCAGGTGGACTAGGGCTTTTATGGTGGTTCTGCCCCATGAAGTCTCCCAGGCTCCTTCTATCTTGTTGTTTTACAGCCATCTCTAGGTTGCTGCCCTCATTCATATGGCCCAAGGGGGCTTGCCACCATGTCCACTTTCCAAGCACAGGATGGTGGAAAGGCAGAAAAACAGCATGTCCCTCATTTTTAGACCCATCCTGAAAGTTGTACCCATCCCTTTCTATCACCTCCCATAGGCCAGAACTTATTCACACGGCCACACCCAGCTGGAAGGGAAGTTAAAAAACGTGATCTTGGGGTCAGCCTGGGGGCACAGTGGTTCAGTTTGCGTGCTCTACTTCAGCAGTCCAGGGTTTGCGTGTTCAGATCCCACGTGCGGACCTCcgaaccactcatcaagccatgctgtggcggtgtcccatatacaaagtagaggaagataggcacagatgttagctcagggttaatcttcctcagcaaaaagaggaagattggcaatggatgttagctcagggccaatcttcctcacacacacacaaaaaatgtgatCTTTATTCTGGTCGATGCACTAAAATCTGGAGGTTCCATTACTATAGAACaatgtttctcaaccttttttttcattattgcctCTCCTGGgagaaattaaatttcatttagatTTCATTTAAATCTAATGAAAATCTAAATCTAGGTTAAATCTAGATCTAGGTTAAATCTAGATctagattaaatctagattaaatctagatttaaatgaaatctaaatgaaatttaatttctgcctaaagagaaaaattaagtatTAAGAAATAAGATTTTGTTGGGTAAGGTTGAATTTTGCTGGGCCACTAACCATTGTAACATCTAGGATTTTTTTAGCCCCCAAGAACCACTTTTTGTCTCCTTGAGGACAACCTGCCCTCCCCAATTGAGAATGCATGCTTTAGAGTAAGGGGTGAACAGATATTAGCATTTTCTGCTACACAATGCACATTTTTGGACCAGTTTCTAGATAGATTATTAATGCTTAAACACACTACACAATTCTTTTTGAAGAAAACTTGTGGTGACCTTTGATACaccttatttatttagttatgcTTAATTTTGGTAATGATTGTGACCATATACAGGGTGGagctgggttcagttcccagtttTGCTCCTTAAAGACTGTGCAAAATACTTCTgtaagcctcagttccctcaactGAGAAAATTAATACTGACTTCACAGGTTGTTAAAATTAATGGCAACAATGCATTGTCAACTGCAAAGCAACATAGGGCTAGTGATCATTCTTTCCAGCAAAGAAAGGAAGATGGAAACTTCTTAGGATAAAGACTAAGTAAGGGCCAGCATGGTCTGCCCTTGCCCACTTTTctagcctgtttttttttttttaattttatttatttatttatttccccgaccaaagccccagcagatagttgcatgtcatagctgtacatccctccagttgctgtatgtgggaccgggCCCCAACAcagcccgagaagcggtgcgtgggtgcgcgcccaggaccccaAGCCTggtggccagcagcggagcgcgcacacctaaccgctaagccacggggccggccctctagccTGTTCTTGCATAACTGTCTGCTCCATCACCCTTTCCTCCTTCAGTTTCTCAAAGGGGTAATGCTCCTTCCCATGGCACAGTTTTTTGCTCATGCTGTTTCCCTGCCTGGATGCTGTGCCTGCTCCGCCTCCCTAACCTACTGCTTAGTAATCTTACCCACCCTAGATATCCAGGTTGGCATTACTCCTGAGAAGACCTTCCTGATCCCCAGACTTGGTCAGGTCCCCCACCATATGCCCTGACGGCACCGCGCCTGTCATCATTCAGCCGATATGGAAGGCCATGTTACGTTTATCTGCAGTCCTATGGTTACCGTCTCCTTCGGCCACTGGAACAAGGAAGGCTTGTGAGGGTTTCCGTCTGAGCGCAGTGGCAGGCATCGTGCCTGGTACACACTATGTGCTCAGTGAATCCACGTAGAGGAGTGAGTGAAGGAGCGAGCGAAGGAACGCTCCCAGCCCGGCTCAGCACTGCGCCTGCCAAGCGCCGCTTGGCTCCGCTGGGGGCAGACCAGGTCACCTCCCAGCGGCTGAGGCGCGCGCGCACTGCGCATGCCCAGCCGCCAACTTCCAGAACCTTCAGTGGAGAGGCTACAGCTGCAGCTTGCTCCGCTCACGCCGCCCCTTGGTGTCTGTGTTGCCTTCGCCGATCCCGCCGGAAACGCACTTTGGGAGGAAAGGTAGTGGTGGTGCCGCTGGGGCCCTCTCCTCTCAGCCCCGTGGCCGTCCCACAGCCTCCGGACCCGAGGAGGCCGCGCTTCCGTGCTTGCATTTCCACACGAGGCTTGAGTTGAGGCTGGAGGGAACGATGGCCTCAGAAAGGGCCTGGTCGGGGGCGGAGGCCGCCAGGCGAGGCCTAGGAGGGTCCTTCGACCGTGGGCTGCGGTGACTGGGACACAGGTCTTTTGGACAACAGAAAGGAGGTGTTGGCGTCAGTTAGGTGTCACTCACGGTGCCATCTTCCTTTTTATCTAGAAGGGGCCAATTTCCTCTGGTAAAATTTCCTCTGGTAACAAGCAGAGTAAGAGGACCCCCCTGGAGGCCCCGCTGAAGGGCAGCTGTTCCGTGTGAAGCCCCCCCTCAGGGCCGGTCTGTAGAAACCAGGCAGCAGGGGGGCTGCCCTCAGCTCAGGCCTGTTCGGTTTCCCATGCCTCCTTTTGGCAGTTGGCTTGAAAACTCTGAGAGAAAACATGTTTCTGAATGGGCAGAAGGACAGAGGAAATCCCACCGAAGTGGCGTTTATGGGTAGCCAAGGCTTTTAGGAGAAACAGAAAGCTGGTGAGAGGACATCGCAGGCGTTTCTCACGGCCTTGGGAAAGGAGCCAGGGAGTATCAGCACTGTTGAAATCAACAGGTTAATTCCCAGTTTCCCTTTGGACAGAGTTTTAACCTTTTTGCCTCAAAAAACTCCAGTTCCTGTCCCCGAGGAACCACATGCTGATGTAACCCTGGAGCCTTGCAGACCAGGATTCTGTTTTCACATGTGCTCCCCCGCCTCCGCCTTCCGACTTTTTGGTTCTGGAGCCAGTGTGGCCTGTTTAATTATATACACAGCGTGACAGACTGTCACAGTGAAAATACATCTTCCTTTTTACTTGTGAAAGGGGAAGTTTCTCTCATAGTGAAACCCCAGGCCTGTTTGGATTTCTTGCAGTGTGGACTTTCCCTCCTCTCGGCAGCTACTGCTAGTATTCAAGGATGCTGACTTGAAAAGGGTTTATTTCTTGCAAGTCTCAGAAGCCCCTACTTAGCATtcggatttttcttttttcttctttactcccCATGCACGGAGTCATTCCTTCCTTCCAAAATATTATAGAGGGAGATGGTTGCAAGCAAATCATAGTTTTGGGGGGTCTCATATCCTGTCTGCATCTTAGGtaacaaaaagaaaggaataagtTCTTTCTTTACGTATCTTAATATCTGGCCTTCtggtttatattatatttttgtcTAAAGCTTAAAGACTGGATTAAATCTGTAAATATGCTATCCTGAGAGGGAATGTCAGGACATCATTTACAGAACAGCTGTGACTAAATCCTGGCAGTAAATACGTTTTTGCTCTGTGACTTTTGGCAAGTCAGCTTATAGTCTGATAACATGTAACCATAGTCATTAACAACCTGCTGcctaacttgaaaaaaaaattatcctgaaaaagggtaaaatatttttgttcaaaaTATCTGTATTTGTTTAAAGTGATTTATATTAAAGTTACTTATCTAAGTaactttacaagaaaaaaatccttgttCTTGAAACCTTTCATTTACTctttatcattcatttatttcattcatcGAGCTTTTTTGTATTATGATTCTAGACGCTGAGGACACAAATATGAACAGTAATCACTGCCCTAAAAGAACTTAGAGTTTAGTCGGGGAAAGCAGCAGGTAAATTAGCAATTACTGTAGAAGTATATAATAAAGGATTGTACATGGTTATTGGAGGTGCAGAGAAGGTCACAGGTGTGGCTGATGGGCTCAAACACAGCTGTTTGAATTAGGTCTGGAAGGGAGAGTTGGTTGGAATCTGTTACTACAAGTGGGGAGGCATTCTGAGCAGGAGGCATGAGAACATATGCCAAATATCGGAAACTCCGAGCACTTGGGCAAGAATGAAGGGTAAAGTGATAATGGGGGAGTGGTGAGAAAAGAGACTAGAAATGTAGCAGGAACCAGAGGATGAAGGGCCTTGTAAATCCCTACGTGGTGAGGAGACATTGAAGGATTTTAACCAAGGGAATGACATGAGattcataaacacacacacgcatacacatacCCTGATATCTACATCTGACCTTTGTCACTAAACaatattttaatcttattttacaTAAACATTTCCTTGTATGTGCATAGtttatatagtttaaaaaatagttcTTTATATTTGCAGTCTGTTTGCTCTGAGTGCTCAGCATTGGAGTTGTTTCTATTATTTCAGTAATACAAATcctcttattattttttcaaagattttactTTCTTgggatattttccttctttggaagTATAGAGACaaagattaaaaacatttttttgtcttCTGTAACATTTTGGCAGATTACTTGCCAGAAAGATTAGACTGATTTTGTTATGCCCCTGTCAGTATGTAGATGTACTGGTTTCCCAATCCTCTTGTCGTTTGTATTTACTTTTGTtcatttaatatgtgaaacttggCACCTGAGATCAGTGTTTATTTCAATTTCTTATTGACATTTTAATTTGTGTTGGCTTAATATCTGCCTCTTCTGCCTTTTCAAGATCACTTGTCAAGTTGAGTCGGGGTATTGACTTTATAAGTGTATGTCAGTTCTTTACATGTTTTGAATAGGAAGCTTTAACCCATTTTCAGttaaaatatctttctattttgttGCCTTCATTTCTtgcataaatttttattgaagtatgacaCATTATAGGCTGAATTctgtcccccccaaattcgtatgttgaagttctaagtgctggtacctcagaatgtgactgtatttagagatagggtgtttaaagaagtaattaagttaaaatgaggtcattagggtgggccctagtccattatgactagtgtctttataagaggagATTGGGACACAGACATGTACAGAGAAGATGATTTGGAGACACAGGCAGAAGACAGCCAccagcaagccaaggagagaggtctcagaagaaaccaacccagcTGACTCCTTGATCTTGGTCTTCTagactccagaattgtgagaaaataaatttctgttgcttaagccacccaacCTGTGttttttgttatgacagccttgGCTAACTAATACAACctatatacaagaaaaaaaataatgtacatataTAGAAAAGTGCACCAGTATGGCTTAGTGAATTTTCACCAAGTGTCAGTGGCACGACAGTAGCCTTCCCTTCTTCCCCAAAGGTAACTCATCATAGGtgagttttgcctatttttgaactaTATAAATGGCGTTAGATGGTATGTCCTATTTAGTGTCTTATTTCTTTCACTAAATATTATATTTGTGAGATTCTTCCATGTCATGCATGGAGGAGTGGTTTGTTCATTTTAATTGCTCTacggtattccattgtatgaccgTATCAAAAGGTATATatccagttgatggacattttgattgtttctCATTTGGGGCTAAAATGAATATTGCTGTTATGAATGTTCTTGTGCATATCTTTTAGGGCACATATATGTGCATTTCTGTTGAGTATAttactaggagtggaattacttgGTCATAGTGTGTATATTCAACTTAAGAGTTGTACCATTTATGCTTCCACTGTTTATTTCTATAATATGTACATATTCTATAGTTGATTATTTCAAGCTATGAATTATTGCCTAGTAGTGTATAAAGTGTGGATTTAAGTTACTTGATCTCCTAATTAACATCTAACTCTCCCACCAAAGTTTGTTAAATAGTGATTTGTCTCCAGTTGCAATCAGATAGCGGCTGGGCTGGAGTtgtctgaaggcttgactgggctgGATGTCCAAAATGGCGTCACAGGCCTCCTCCATGTGGCCTTTTCCTCCACTGGTATAGCCAGGGCTATTAGATGGTCCCTGAAGACTCCTCCATGTGCTCTCTCTCGCCAGCAATACAGCCTAGGCACTGGCAGTGgtggctgttgctgctgctgccattgccaccaccaccactgctgctactgctgctgcttctcctcttCCACCTCTTTTTCCCTCcgtccttccttctcctttttcttttcctcttcttccttcttcttcactatgtagttacctttacactgttttctgtttcttcatactGCTTTGATTTACtgcctagtgtcctttcattttagctggaaggactccctttagcatttcttgtaggacaagTCTAAtggtaatgaactcccttagcttctttttatctagaaatgtcttcatttctccttcattcttgaaggctagttttgccagatacagaattcttggttgacaggtgttttttttctttcagcgtcttaaatatgtcatcccactgccttctggcctccatggtttctgatgagaaatcagctgttagtCTTATTGAGGACCCCTTGTATGTGACAAGTCGCTTCTCTCGATGCtttcaggattctctctttgtctctgagtTTTGACAATTTGACTCTTATGTATCTCAGTGtgaatctctttgagtttatcctgcttggagttCATTGACCTTCTTGCATGTGTAGATTCATGTATTCcatcagatttgggaagtttttggccacTATTTCTGCgaatattctttctgcccctttttctctttctcttttccttctgggacttgCATTTTGAGTATACTGGTTTACTTAATGATATCCCATaggtcccttaggctctgttcacttatCTTCATTccgttttttctttctcttcctcagactcaataatttcaatTTTCCTATCTTCAGATTTGctaattcttttttctgctgGCTCAAAAAGCCGGTGAGACCCTctcatgaatttttcatttcagttttttacttttgagctccagaatttctgtttggctcctttttattatttctgtctctttattgatattctcattttgttcatacatcgTATTCCcagtttccttttattctttgtacatggtttcctttagctctttgagcata includes:
- the CXCL9 gene encoding C-X-C motif chemokine 9 yields the protein MKKSGVPFLLGIIFLTLIGVQGAPIMRKGRCSCINTSQGMIHPKFLKDLKQFAPSPSCEKTEIIATMKNGDQTCLNPDSADVKELIKEWEKQVSQKKKQKKGKKHQKSRKVLKVKKSQRPHQKKTK